A part of Buchnera aphidicola (Sarucallis kahawaluokalani) genomic DNA contains:
- the fusA gene encoding elongation factor G: protein MIRKTPIIHYRNIGISAHIDAGKTTTTERILFYTGINHKIGEVHDGTATMDWMEQEQERGITITSAATTTFWSGTRNQFPSHRINIIDTPGHVDFTIEVERSMRILDGVVMVYCAVGGVQPQSETVWRQAEKYKVPRIAFINKMDRTGADFFKVLDQMKKRLQVTPIPLQLSIGTEENFVGIVDLLKMQAIYWNEKDQGITFRYEKIPNNMLSIAKQWNQILIESAVECDENLTEKYLNGDNLSESEVKLALRQRVLKNEIILVTCGSAFKNKGIQSLLDAVIEYLPSPIDISAVQGISGVNKSTTTRLPDDKESFSALAFKISTDPFVGNLTFFRVYSGVVSSGDTILNSVKMQKERFGRIVQMHANKREEIKEVRAGDIAAAIGLKNVITGDTLCDLNQPVILEKMEFPEPVISIAIEPKTKTDQERMGLALSRLAKEDPSFHVRIDHESNQTIISGMGELHLEIIIDRMKREFNVGANIGKPQVAYRETIRNVVKNIEGKYIKQTGGRGQYGHVVIDIFPLIDSKVGYQFINDIKGGIIPNEYISAIDKGIQEQLKSGPLAGYPVVDLGIRLHFGSYHDVDSSELAFKFAASIAFKNGFQQAKPVLLEPIMKVEVETPEEYMGDVIGDLNRRRGIIEGMKDLPLGKLVSSKVPLSEMFGYATDLRSQTQGRASYSMEFLHYLETPKSIALNIIEKKDK, encoded by the coding sequence ATGATTCGTAAAACGCCAATTATACACTATCGTAACATTGGGATTAGTGCACATATTGATGCTGGTAAAACAACTACTACAGAACGCATTTTGTTTTATACAGGAATTAATCACAAGATTGGTGAAGTTCATGATGGTACTGCTACAATGGATTGGATGGAGCAAGAACAAGAACGAGGTATTACAATCACATCAGCTGCAACAACTACTTTTTGGTCTGGTACAAGGAATCAATTTCCATCTCATAGAATTAATATTATTGATACTCCCGGTCATGTAGATTTTACAATTGAAGTAGAAAGATCGATGCGTATTTTAGATGGAGTTGTTATGGTATATTGTGCTGTAGGTGGGGTACAACCTCAATCAGAAACTGTTTGGCGACAAGCTGAAAAATATAAGGTGCCTCGTATTGCTTTTATAAATAAAATGGATCGTACTGGAGCGGATTTTTTTAAAGTTTTAGATCAAATGAAAAAACGTTTACAAGTTACTCCAATTCCTTTACAATTATCTATTGGGACTGAAGAGAATTTTGTTGGTATAGTAGATTTATTAAAAATGCAAGCAATATATTGGAATGAAAAAGATCAGGGTATTACTTTTCGATACGAGAAAATTCCCAATAATATGCTTTCTATTGCAAAACAATGGAATCAAATTTTAATTGAATCTGCAGTAGAATGCGATGAAAATCTTACAGAAAAATATCTGAACGGTGATAATTTATCAGAATCAGAAGTAAAGCTTGCATTACGTCAGCGAGTTTTAAAAAACGAAATTATTTTAGTAACATGTGGTTCAGCGTTTAAAAATAAAGGTATACAATCTTTGTTAGATGCTGTAATTGAATATTTACCTTCTCCTATTGATATTTCTGCTGTACAGGGTATTTCAGGAGTAAATAAATCAACTACTACACGTCTTCCAGATGATAAAGAATCTTTTTCTGCGCTGGCTTTTAAAATCTCTACTGATCCATTTGTCGGAAATTTAACTTTTTTTAGGGTATATTCAGGAGTTGTATCTTCTGGTGATACAATATTAAATTCAGTTAAGATGCAAAAAGAACGATTTGGTCGAATTGTTCAAATGCATGCTAATAAAAGAGAAGAAATTAAAGAAGTACGTGCTGGTGATATTGCTGCAGCAATTGGATTGAAAAATGTTATTACCGGAGATACTTTATGTGATTTAAATCAACCTGTCATATTAGAAAAAATGGAATTTCCAGAACCAGTTATTTCAATTGCAATAGAACCAAAAACTAAAACAGATCAAGAACGTATGGGTTTGGCTTTGAGTCGTCTAGCAAAAGAAGATCCATCATTTCATGTACGAATAGATCATGAATCTAATCAAACTATTATCTCAGGTATGGGTGAATTGCATTTAGAGATTATTATAGATCGGATGAAACGCGAATTTAATGTTGGAGCAAATATTGGTAAACCTCAGGTTGCATATAGAGAAACAATTCGTAATGTAGTAAAAAATATTGAAGGTAAGTATATTAAACAAACAGGTGGTCGAGGTCAATACGGACATGTAGTTATTGATATATTTCCTTTAATTGATTCTAAAGTAGGGTATCAATTTATTAATGATATTAAAGGTGGTATCATTCCTAATGAATATATTTCTGCAATAGATAAAGGTATTCAAGAACAATTAAAATCAGGTCCTCTTGCAGGATATCCAGTAGTTGATCTTGGTATACGATTACATTTTGGGTCTTACCATGATGTAGATTCGTCTGAGCTTGCATTTAAATTTGCTGCTTCCATAGCTTTTAAGAATGGTTTTCAACAGGCAAAACCTGTTTTATTGGAACCAATTATGAAGGTTGAAGTAGAAACTCCAGAAGAATATATGGGAGATGTTATAGGGGATTTAAATCGTAGAAGAGGTATTATTGAAGGTATGAAAGATTTGCCATTAGGTAAATTAGTTTCTTCTAAAGTGCCATTGTCCGAAATGTTTGGGTATGCAACTGATTTACGTTCTCAGACTCAAGGAAGAGCTTCTTATTCTATGGAGTTTTTGCATTATTTAGAAACTCCTAAAAGTATTGCATTAAATATTATTGAAAAAAAAGATAAATAA
- the tsgA gene encoding MFS transporter TsgA, with the protein MKKKDKLGLTIISFLSYYLTGAMIVITGVIIRNIAQYFKLSISDISNTFTFLNAGILISIFLNSWITKIISLKKQIIIGFILIITAIIGFINLHSVLFLCVNMFILGMVGGITMSIGTFLITNIYHGEERTSKLLITDSFFSMAGIIFPIITAFLLNNHVLWYWIYFIIGTIYFIIFLITINVQFPIYQIESEVPNIKNKTYQLSVLILCFTALCYILGQLGFISWIPEYARQTIGMNIKSASHLVSNFWCSYMIGMWCFSYILKFIDLQIALTTLSGISTFLMYLFIHNHSIKLFNFIILALGFFSSAIYTIIITLASLQTKQPSQKIINLILVCGTVGTLLTFIITGPIVSTMGIKDALMIPNILYSIVFILCGILYFTSKHKKHF; encoded by the coding sequence ATGAAAAAAAAAGACAAACTTGGCTTAACTATTATTAGCTTTTTATCATATTATTTAACAGGAGCAATGATTGTTATTACAGGAGTAATTATAAGAAATATTGCACAATATTTTAAATTATCCATTTCGGATATTAGTAACACTTTTACTTTTTTAAATGCTGGAATATTAATTTCTATTTTTTTAAATTCATGGATTACAAAAATAATTTCACTAAAAAAACAAATTATTATTGGTTTTATATTAATAATCACAGCAATTATAGGATTTATCAATTTACATAGTGTATTATTCTTATGCGTTAATATGTTCATACTTGGTATGGTTGGAGGAATAACTATGTCTATAGGAACATTTTTAATTACAAACATTTATCATGGTGAAGAAAGAACATCTAAATTATTAATCACAGATTCATTTTTTAGTATGGCTGGAATTATTTTTCCAATAATTACTGCATTTTTATTAAATAATCATGTATTATGGTATTGGATTTATTTTATCATTGGTACAATATATTTTATTATTTTTTTAATAACTATAAATGTACAATTCCCGATTTACCAAATAGAATCTGAGGTTCCTAATATAAAAAACAAGACTTACCAATTAAGTGTATTAATTTTATGCTTTACAGCATTATGTTATATTTTAGGACAATTAGGATTTATATCCTGGATACCGGAATATGCAAGACAAACTATCGGGATGAATATTAAATCCGCAAGTCATTTAGTCAGTAATTTTTGGTGTTCATATATGATAGGTATGTGGTGTTTTAGCTATATATTAAAATTTATCGATCTACAAATCGCACTAACTACATTAAGTGGTATTTCTACATTTCTAATGTATCTTTTTATCCATAACCACTCAATAAAATTGTTTAACTTCATTATTCTTGCATTAGGTTTTTTTTCAAGTGCTATTTATACAATAATTATAACTCTGGCGTCACTACAAACAAAACAACCATCACAAAAAATTATTAACTTAATACTTGTATGTGGTACAGTCGGTACATTATTAACATTTATTATTACTGGACCGATTGTTTCTACAATGGGAATAAAAGACGCTTTAATGATTCCAAA
- the rpsL gene encoding 30S ribosomal protein S12, which yields MVTINQLVRTPRVKRIIKNNVPALEGCPQKRGVCIRVYTTTPKKPNSALRKVCRVKLTNGFEVTAYIGGEGHNLQEHSVILIRGGRVKDLPGVRYHVVRGALDCAGVKNRKNSRSKYGVKKIKK from the coding sequence ATGGTTACTATAAATCAGTTAGTAAGAACACCTCGTGTGAAAAGAATAATAAAAAATAATGTTCCTGCATTAGAAGGATGTCCTCAAAAAAGAGGTGTATGTATCAGAGTATATACTACTACTCCTAAAAAACCTAATTCTGCTTTACGGAAAGTTTGTCGTGTAAAATTAACTAATGGATTTGAAGTGACTGCTTACATTGGAGGTGAAGGGCATAATTTACAAGAACATTCAGTAATTTTAATCCGAGGAGGACGTGTTAAAGATTTACCTGGTGTGAGATATCATGTAGTCAGGGGGGCATTAGATTGTGCTGGAGTTAAAAATAGAAAGAATAGCCGATCAAAGTATGGTGTAAAAAAAATAAAGAAATAA
- the tusB gene encoding sulfurtransferase complex subunit TusB, with protein MLHILSNSPFKVDIYSMFEMLLPQDSVIALQDGTLISISKNFLLNELIKHSKNLYVLQEDVFARGISEYISHNFKLINYSDFVVLTEMHDKCINW; from the coding sequence ATGTTACATATATTATCAAATTCTCCTTTTAAAGTAGATATCTATTCAATGTTTGAAATGTTGTTACCTCAGGATAGTGTTATTGCATTACAAGATGGCACTTTAATTTCTATAAGTAAAAACTTTTTATTAAATGAATTAATTAAACATTCAAAAAATTTATACGTATTACAAGAAGATGTATTTGCTCGCGGTATTTCGGAATATATTTCACATAATTTTAAGTTAATTAATTATTCTGATTTTGTTGTTTTAACAGAAATGCATGATAAATGTATTAATTGGTAG
- the tuf gene encoding elongation factor Tu — protein sequence MSKEKFQRLKTHVNVGTIGHVDHGKTTLTSAITTVLSKKYGGSARAFDQIDNAPEEKARGITINTSHVEYDTKSRHYAHVDCPGHADYIKNMITGAAQMDGAILVVAATDGPMPQTREHILLARQVGVPHIVVFLNKCDMVDDEELLELVEMEVRDLLTQYDFPGDDTPIIRGSALKALEGDSHWEQKILDLSNALDDYIPTPKRDIDQAFLLPIEDVFSISGRGTVVTGRVEKGVVKVGEEIEIVGIKPTVKTICTGVEMFRKLLDEGRAGENVGILLRGTKRDEIERGQVLAKPGSITPHTKFESEVYILSKEEGGRHTPFFKGYRPQFYFRTTDVTGFIELPDGVEMVMPGDNIKMIVTLIHPIAMADGLRFAIREGGKTVGAGVVIKVIN from the coding sequence GTGTCTAAGGAAAAATTTCAAAGATTAAAGACACATGTTAATGTTGGAACAATAGGTCATGTAGATCATGGTAAAACTACATTAACTTCTGCGATTACAACTGTCTTATCTAAGAAGTATGGTGGTTCAGCACGTGCTTTTGATCAAATCGATAATGCTCCTGAAGAAAAGGCAAGAGGTATTACTATTAATACATCACATGTTGAATATGATACCAAAAGTAGACATTATGCACATGTTGATTGTCCTGGACATGCCGATTATATTAAAAATATGATTACTGGTGCTGCTCAAATGGATGGTGCTATTTTAGTTGTTGCAGCAACTGATGGTCCTATGCCTCAGACTCGAGAACATATTTTATTAGCTCGACAAGTTGGTGTACCTCATATAGTAGTTTTTTTGAATAAATGTGATATGGTAGATGATGAGGAATTATTAGAACTAGTTGAAATGGAAGTGCGAGATTTATTAACACAATACGATTTTCCAGGAGATGATACTCCAATTATTCGAGGTTCTGCATTAAAAGCACTAGAGGGAGATTCCCATTGGGAGCAAAAAATATTAGATTTATCGAATGCATTAGATGATTATATTCCAACTCCAAAAAGAGATATTGATCAAGCATTTTTATTACCGATTGAAGATGTATTTTCAATTTCTGGTCGAGGTACTGTAGTAACTGGTCGGGTTGAAAAAGGTGTAGTAAAAGTAGGTGAAGAGATAGAAATTGTTGGTATAAAACCAACCGTGAAGACGATTTGTACCGGTGTTGAGATGTTTAGAAAATTATTAGATGAAGGTCGTGCTGGAGAAAATGTTGGAATATTACTTCGTGGTACAAAACGTGATGAAATTGAACGAGGTCAAGTGTTAGCTAAACCTGGAAGTATTACACCTCATACAAAATTTGAATCAGAAGTATATATTTTATCGAAAGAAGAAGGTGGACGTCATACACCATTTTTTAAAGGTTATCGACCACAGTTTTATTTTAGAACAACTGATGTTACAGGATTTATTGAATTACCTGATGGTGTAGAAATGGTTATGCCTGGTGATAATATTAAAATGATTGTTACATTAATTCATCCGATTGCTATGGCTGATGGTTTACGATTTGCGATTCGAGAAGGTGGAAAAACTGTTGGTGCTGGTGTAGTAATTAAAGTTATAAATTAA
- the tusC gene encoding sulfurtransferase complex subunit TusC: MKKVAIIFSNAPYGSNLGLEGLNIVLSMTCYIENIGFFFVGDGVLQILDYQKPNHIFSKSYFPTFKMFNLYNMHNFYLCYESLLQHGLSANVFYSLNVHICNFSNIRNQICNFDVLLNF; the protein is encoded by the coding sequence ATGAAAAAAGTAGCTATTATATTCTCGAATGCACCTTATGGTAGTAATTTAGGATTAGAAGGTTTAAATATTGTTTTATCTATGACTTGTTATATAGAAAATATAGGATTTTTTTTTGTTGGAGATGGAGTATTACAGATTTTGGATTATCAAAAACCAAATCATATATTTTCTAAATCATATTTTCCTACTTTTAAGATGTTTAATTTATATAATATGCATAATTTTTATTTATGTTATGAATCTTTATTACAACATGGTTTAAGTGCAAATGTTTTTTATTCTTTAAATGTGCATATTTGTAATTTTTCAAATATAAGAAATCAAATATGTAATTTTGATGTTCTTTTAAACTTTTAA
- the rpsG gene encoding 30S ribosomal protein S7, producing the protein MSRRRMIQQRKILPDPKFSSEILSKFINILMVNGKKSIAEFIVYSALEKISLQTKKSELDVFEIILENVRPTVEVKSRRVGGSTYQVPVEVRPVRRNTLAMKWIVHAARKRQDHSMFMRLFKEFVDILEKKGAAIKKRDEVHRLAEANKAFAHYRW; encoded by the coding sequence ATGTCTCGACGTCGTATGATTCAACAGAGAAAGATTTTACCTGACCCTAAATTTTCTTCTGAAATCTTATCAAAATTTATTAATATACTTATGGTTAATGGAAAAAAATCTATTGCAGAATTTATAGTGTATTCTGCGTTAGAAAAAATATCTTTACAAACAAAGAAGAGCGAATTAGATGTTTTTGAAATAATTTTAGAAAATGTTCGTCCAACTGTAGAAGTGAAATCACGTCGAGTAGGGGGATCAACATATCAAGTACCAGTAGAAGTTCGACCGGTGAGAAGAAACACACTAGCTATGAAATGGATTGTACATGCAGCACGTAAGCGTCAGGATCATTCTATGTTTATGAGATTATTTAAAGAATTTGTAGATATTTTAGAAAAAAAAGGTGCTGCTATAAAAAAAAGGGATGAAGTACATCGTCTAGCAGAAGCAAATAAAGCGTTCGCACATTATCGATGGTAG
- the tusD gene encoding sulfurtransferase complex subunit TusD, giving the protein MLVYTILVTSSVLESQNSRSAFLFVNSLLHNTSHSIHSIFFYSNGAFNGTTMIKIDEIDLSEKWYKLSKIFSINLYICSTAAQDRGIIPSHIKQCTDLHENIRHGFQLAGLGQLIYAILNTDRFLQF; this is encoded by the coding sequence ATGCTAGTATACACAATTTTAGTGACAAGTTCTGTATTAGAATCTCAAAATTCTAGGAGTGCATTTTTATTTGTAAATTCTTTATTGCATAATACATCGCATTCTATTCATAGCATTTTTTTTTATAGTAATGGGGCGTTTAATGGGACTACAATGATAAAAATAGATGAAATTGATCTTTCAGAGAAGTGGTATAAATTAAGTAAAATATTTTCAATTAATCTATATATTTGTTCTACTGCTGCACAAGATCGTGGTATAATACCGTCACACATTAAACAATGTACTGATTTACATGAAAATATACGTCATGGATTTCAATTAGCAGGTTTAGGACAATTGATATATGCAATATTAAATACAGATCGTTTTTTACAGTTTTAA